CCACGGGTTATGTTGACCCCAATAACGAAGGAAGACTCTATTCAAGGGTATCAGGAAGTTCGCCACAATCGGTAGGAACAGGACTGTACTACGACTGGCAATGGGGTAATAACCTTAGCATAGATAATACAATTTCGGTAAATAAAATATTTCCCTATACGGCCATAAACCTCAGAGAAAACTCAACGAACACGTATACTCTAGTAGAAGGAGGCGATGTTTACGATTTTTCTATTCTTATCACTCGGAGAGTGAATGATTTTTCTGAGGTAACAGCAGGAGAGTATGAGACATCGGTGACAGTGAATATCAGTTATCAATGACATATGAAGATAT
This genomic stretch from Proteus vulgaris harbors:
- a CDS encoding P pilus assembly protein, pilin FimA, with the protein product MKLSIFPVIRLTLGLFCIIPGVSSAETVATAVYHLSAKVTASTCETQLATFNHVSPDIDFGLLTAESPEKTKEITLVLDCRISPFMPQTIKLSFEPSATGYVDPNNEGRLYSRVSGSSPQSVGTGLYYDWQWGNNLSIDNTISVNKIFPYTAINLRENSTNTYTLVEGGDVYDFSILITRRVNDFSEVTAGEYETSVTVNISYQ